One genomic window of Numida meleagris isolate 19003 breed g44 Domestic line chromosome 1, NumMel1.0, whole genome shotgun sequence includes the following:
- the ADAMTS5 gene encoding A disintegrin and metalloproteinase with thrombospondin motifs 5: PPGPPRGASGVVRRLDPTYAGGGRAGFVLYAGGRRFLLDLERDEALGAPRNGGPPRCYYRGTVDGSPRSLAVFNLCGGLDGFFAVGRSRYTVRPARRGGEEEDEEEKGGPRIYGEGPARAPHFFRRERFSFETLPARPSCETRGPAGTAAVPESGRRRRRRRRSVSRARQVELLLVADASMARKYGKGLQHYLLTLASIASRLYAHASLENHVRLAVVKVVVLGEKEKGLEVNRNAATTLKNFCKWQHQHNRLDDDHDEHYDAAILFTREDLCGHHSCDTLGMADVGTICSPERSCAVIEDDGLHAAFTVAHEIGHLLGLSHDDSKFCEENFGSMEDKRLMSSILTSIDASKPWSKCTSATITEFFDDGHGNCLLDQPRKQILGPEELPGQTYDAIRQCKLAFGPEYTVCPGMDVCSRLWCAVVRQGQMVCLTKKLPAVEGTPCGKGRICLQGKCVDKTKKKYYSASSHGNWGSWGPWGQCSRTCGGGVQFAYRHCNNPAPRNNGRYCTGKRAIYRSCNVTPCPANAKSFRQEQCEARNGYQSDAKGVKTFVEWVPKYAGVLPGDVCKLTCRAKGTGYYVVFSQKVTDGTECRPYSNSVCVRGKCIRTGCDGIIGSKLQYDKCGVCGGDNSSCTKVMGTFTKKSKGYTDIVKIPEGATHIKVRQFKTKDQSRFTAYLALKKKNGEYLVNGKYMISTSETIIDINGTVMNYSGWSHKDDFLHAMGHSATKEVLIVQILATDPTQPVDVRYSFFVPKKQGQMTNSVTGSGSSSKVTLQLTQPRWVTGPWLSCSRTCDTGWHTRTVQCKDGHGKLAKGCLLSQRPSAFKQCLLKKC; the protein is encoded by the exons cccccggggccgccccgcggGGCCAGCGGCGTCGTGCGGCGCCTCGATCCGACCTACGCGGGGGGCGGCAGGGCGGGTTTCGTGCTCTACGCCGGCGGCCGTCGTTTCCTCCTCGACCTGGAGCGCGACGAGGCGCTGGGGGCGCCGCGGAACGGCGGGCCGCCGCGCTGCTACTACCGCGGCACGGTGGACGGCAGCCCGCGCTCCTTGGCCGTCTTCAACCTCTGCGGCGGCCTCGACGGCTTCTTCGCCGTCGGGCGCTCCCGCTACACCGTGAGGCCGGCGCGGCGTggcggggaggaggaggacgaggaggagaAGGGCGGCCCGCGGATCTACGGCGAGGGTCCGGCCCGAGCCCCGCACTTCTTCCGCAGGGAGCGCTTCAGCTTCGAGACGCTGCCGGCCCGTCCCAGCTGCGAGACCCGCGGCCCGGCCGGCACGGCGGCGGTGCCTGAGAGCgggcggcggaggcggcggcggcgtcGCTCGGTGTCGCGGGCCCGGCaggtggagctgctgctggtggccgACGCGTCCATGGCGCGCAAATACGGGAAGGGGCTGCAGCACTACCTGCTCACCTTGGCCTCCATCGCCTCGCGGCTCTACGCGCACGCCAGCCTGGAGAACCACGTGCGGCTGGCCGTGGTGAAGGTGGTGGTCCTGGGCGAGAAGGAGAAAGGGCTGGAGGTCAACCGCAATGCCGCCACCACCCTCAAGAACTTCTGCAAgtggcagcaccagcacaaCCGTCTCGACGACGACCACGACGAGCACTACGACGCCGCCATCCTCTTCACCCGTGAG GATTTATGTGGGCATCATTCATGTGATACTCTGGGAATGGCAGACGTTGGGACCATATGCTCTCCTGAGCGCAGCTGTGCGGTGATTGAAGACGACGGCCTCCATGCAGCTTTTACAGTGGCTCACGAAATTG GGCACTTGCTCGGGCTTTCCCATGACGACTCCAAATTTTGTGAGGAGAACTTTGGCTCCATGGAAGATAAACGCCTCATGTCCTCCATCCTGACTAGCATTGATGCTTCCAAGCCTTGGTCCAAATGCACATCAGCAACTATAACAGAATTTTTTGATGATGGTCATG GTAACTGTTTGCTGGACCAACCAAGAAAGCAGATCCTGGGCCCTGAGGAGCTTCCAGGACAAACCTACGATGCCATTCGTCAGTGCAAATTGGCCTTTGGACCTGAATATACAGTGTGTCCCGGGATGGATGTGTGCTCTCGCTTGTGGTGTGCAGTTGTTCGTCAAGGTCAAATGGTATGTCTGACTAAGAAGCTGCCTGCTGTGGAAGGAACACCATGTGGAAAAGGGAGGATCTGTCTCCAGGGAAAATGTGTTGACAAAACCAAGAAGAAATACTACTCG GCATCAAGCCATGGTAACTGGGGGTCCTGGGGACCCTGGGGACAGTGCTCCCGTACGTGTGGTGGAGGCGTTCAGTTTGCTTATCGTCACTGCAATAACCCAGCTCCTAGAAACAACGGCCGGTACTGCACTGGCAAGAGGGCTATCTATCGCTCCTGCAATGTCACACCCTGCCCAGCAAATG CTAAATCTTTTCGACAAGAGCAGTGTGAAGCAAGGAATGGCTATCAGTCTGATGCAAAGGGTGTCAAAACTTTTGTTGAATGGGTCCCTAAGTATGCTGGAGTGCTTCCCGGAGATGTTTGCAAGCTCACCTGCCGAGCCAAAGGAACAGGCTATTATGTGGTATTTTCCCAAAAG GTAACTGATGGTACTGAATGTCGGCCATACAGTAATTCAGTCTGTGTCCGAGGAAAATGCATCCGAACTGGTTGTGATGGCATCATTGGTTCAAAGCTCCAGTATGATAAATGTGGGGTGTGTGGAGGAGACAATTCAAGCTGCACAAAAGTCATGGGAACCTTCACCAAAAAGAG TAAGGGCTACACAGATATAGTGAAAATCCCGGAAGGAGCAACTCACATCAAAGTTCGGCAATTCAAGACTAAGGACCAGAGCAGGTTTACTGCCTACCTGgccctgaaaaagaaaaatggtgagTACCTTGTCAATGGAAAATATATGATCTCCACTTCAGAAACAATCATCGATATCAATGGGACTGTCATGAACTATAGTGGCTGGAGTCACAAAGATGATTTCTTGCATGCAATGGGACACTCTGCCACGAAGGAGGTTCTTATTGTGCAAATACTTGCAACTGACCCAACTCAACCAGTGGACGTCCGTTATAGTTTCTTTGTGCCAAAGAAGCAAGGGCAAATGACTAACTCTGTCACcggcagtggcagcagcagcaaagtaaCTCTACAGCTCACGCAACCCCGGTGGGTGACGGGGCCATGGCTTTCTTGTTCTCGAACGTGTGACACGGGATGGCACACCAGAACTGTCCAGTGCAAAGACGGGCATGGAAAACTAGCTAAAGGATGTCTTCTCTCTCAGAGACCATCAGCATTTAAACAGTGCTTGCTGAAAAAGTGTTAA